The following coding sequences are from one Carassius gibelio isolate Cgi1373 ecotype wild population from Czech Republic chromosome B7, carGib1.2-hapl.c, whole genome shotgun sequence window:
- the LOC127961178 gene encoding NACHT and WD repeat domain-containing protein 2 yields MKRMNPRWKSPQMWPSGVGSRQPCPRDTALRRAAISGNVLALPPFHVPTGRSVRVFICANPDDTEAERNALKEHVYPKLRDFCRENYGIEFQVVDLYWGIDPEEWDSPELQRLRMKLLEECLKTSAGPCFVGLIGEKYGSIRVPGEVESAEFEMILDAAVEAGLDTRILEEWYCRDENSVPPAYYLKPKAEMLKNYQNSMESSSVAKSKNDKAWRAVSEEIKRIFRTSVLQLQEKGTMKSGQAKKFLCSALEDELDFALGKQTPAFLKKCVCYIRKISNFDRFAKLPEMARYMDIVVSADRVMRNQEAYERLLKVRDEFIPMVVAASNLRVYSSVTHCDMKLGYSQEVESHYVEGLCKQFYEDMVDIIQATVQQNFDTETDPVYDEIIQHLSLCKTFSSFYVYKSEALDMVQEYLYPSKGGRIAPLVVYGGPCTGKTLLLAEVAKQAYSWLQKEMGPETDPVVIVRFIGSSDFSADLRTLLQSICEQIATNYRCLIHFLPNKIQEMRELLVNLLGESSFHRPLVIILDALEQLSDVDEARKLWWLPVHLPRTVRIVVSTLPNKHGILQKLRSLIHDQDAYVELMQRDRKACSQTLKQQLLDVKRKVTSGQQIYVNEAMAKCTLPMFVNLIYREVVHWRSHKDVDDKSLCSTVHESIEQLFYSIENKLGSRFVFRALGYITMARAGLTELEIEDILSLDNSVLGDIMVSSNLKSPLRISYDFIARLKEELEGYLVERQVRNVTLMVWANRHLHLIAQKLYLSNEEDVHQMHSLLAEYFLGAWAGGRKKIFHCDNNHFASLNISHQRNPHQQQSLHGHDKASADKHSYDRQTPEQPWVFQCNLLEPDIFFVNHRKMTELTYHLTRSGRTDDLMYGVIMNFSWLYTMIKIGQFDKALTDIDLAYSYTQEKELKFLATTLRSIKLKVTKNPASLSAELQQRLLPVVTSLPKLRHLLLECDKDGPKYCSIVPLHSSMDVTYSPERLPLCSSYMQIVEILPTLAPNIVIVAIEDGSVSTWDVESRQLIRQIDTARSVVLGIRLTTDEKYLVVATTKNTLLIYDNHKSCLLSEVEVKGSKHCGITGGVAFINGFTLSSHHALAWLEASKDVNVIDLLYGWPLYQFHCWYEVTCVQCSPDGMYAFCGQYLNTTTIFHLGSGDKLATMTSEFSGGFVKSILILDTIHQMVMIDNEGSLSVWNTKDITNPKLMEDYDCRGDDSEVVGIELSEDQRSILICKARSIEVLDTKIWKMAEKFKAKRSEKFVAAVLSKNSQSIIASMENTSSIFVWRRDSGQCMASLIEISGAIVKLIKSTHHNLLLSVASSGVLSVWDIDIITAMSNIDKTGKPIQSLQLSGREDFVYTMDGSEVIHKWNYSTGFIEMVYKHEGLVENCVLTTSGDLMVTSDDKSSQYIWHTTTGENIFRINGQRISQLLITHNDQFVVSLCEQNASRVWRLATGHKVCNILVTLQHALITTANTFLVGTNKNKLLAVSLWSGSVSKKFICDDGITIVNFKLIPDSPDYVVFITSTETVFLWSVADESVCRRVQLPSNFLKNLEDFQISPNGKLGIVSKGDENINVLDLHSGKLRLVHAAGIIWRQKLSRDGRYLVYICFRNCDEDDDAGVVSSLIVMRLADGKSIGTCSLYKTPTYLCLSQRALNIIVGFEDGSIGTYTVVDRVDAALKIKIATSNSRQIVNNASQKVRPKCSTNAFKTIADCVWRESTEVFSRDSPINVSDSGEPETTTPTKKTELLQ; encoded by the exons GTCGTGGACCTGTACTGGGGAATTGATCCAGAGGAGTGGGACAGTCCAGAGCTGCAGAGACTACGAATGAAATTACTGGAAGAGTGTCTGAAGACTTCAGCCGGTCCATGCTTTGTT GGGCTCATTGGAGAGAAGTACGGCAGCATTCGGGTCCCAGGGGAGGTGGAGTCGGCTGAGTTTGAGATGATTTTAGATGCGGCGGTGGAGGCGGGACTAGACACACGGATCTTGGAGGAGTGGTATTGTCGAGATGAGAACTCAGTCCCGCCTGCCTACTACCTAAAACCGAAAGCTGAGATGCTGAAGAACTACCAGAACTCT ATGGAGTCAAGCAGCGTAGCAAAATCGAAGAATGACAAGGCATGGAGGGCAGTCTCAGAGGAAATCAAGAGGATCTTCAGAACCTCTGTTTTACAGCTGCAGGAGAAGGGGACCATGAAGAGCGGTCAAGCCAAGAAATTTCTTTGCTCGG CATTAGAGGATGAACTGGATTTCGCATTGGGCAAGCAGACCCCAGCCTTCCTCAAGAAATGTGTATGTTACATCCGGAAGATATCCAACTTTGACCGTTTCGCTAAACTCCCCGAGATGGCCCGCTACATGGACATCGTGGTGAGCGCCGACCGTGTCATGAGAAACCAAGAAGCCTACGAGCGTCTTCTGAAAGTCAGAGACGAGTTCATTCCAATGGTGGTGGCAGCGTCCAATCTTCGAGTCTACTCCTCCGTCACTCACTGTGACATGAAACTTGGCTACTCGCAGGAAGTAGAGAGCCACTACGTCGAAGGTCTGTGTAAACAGTTTTATGAAGACATGGTGGATATCATCCAGGCCACGGTCCAACAGAACTTTGACACAGAGACAGATCCGGTCTATGATgaaattatacagcatctttcgCTGTGCAAGACTTTTTCATCTTTTTATGTGTACAAGAGTGAAGCCTTGGACATGGTCCAGGAGTACCTGTACCCCTCCAAAGGTGGTCGAATAGCTCCCCTAGTGGTGTATGGAGGACCCTGCACTGGAAAGACATTGTTACTTGCTGAAGTGGCAAAACAG gcTTATTCATGGCTACAGAAAGAGATGGGACCAGAAACAGACCCAGTTGTCATTGTCAGATTCATCGGCTCTTCAGACTTCTCTGCTGACCTCCGCACGCTGCTACAGAGCATCTGTGAGCAGATTGCCACCAACTATCGGTGCCTGATCCACTTCTTACCAAACAAGATCCAGGAGATGAGGGAGCTGCTGGTGAATTTGCTTGGGGAGTCATCATTTCACAGACCTCTTGTCATTATTCTGGATGCCTTGGAGCAGTTGTCAGATGTTGACGAGGCTCGGAAGCTCTGGTGGTTGCCTGTCCACCTGCCACGTACAGTCCGAATTGTAGTGTCAACCCTGCCCAACAAGCATGGGATACTCCAGAAATTACGCAGCCTGATACATGACCAGGATGCCTATGTTGAATTGATGCAAAGAGACCGCAAGGCTTGCAGTCAGACACTTAAACAGCAACTTCTGGATGTCAAAAGGAAGGTGACCTCTGGCCAACAGATATATGTGAATGAGGCAATGGCAAAATGTACACTCCCCATGTTCGTCAACCTCATCTACCGAGAAGTAGTTCACTGGCGGTCACACAAGGATGTGGACGACAAATCATTGTGTTCGACGGTGCACGAAAGCATTGAGCAGCTTTTCTACTCTATTGAAAACAAGCTTGGCTCACGCTTTGTCTTTCGGGCACTGGGCTACATCACAATGGCACGGGCTGGCCTAACAGAGCTGGAGATAGAGGATATCTTATCTTTGGACAACAGTGTACTTGGGGACATCATGGTGAGCTCTAATCTTAAAAGCCCACTACGTATTTCTTATGATTTCATAGCCAGGCTAAAAGAGGAACTTGAAGGTTATTTAGTGGAGCGTCAAGTCCGTAATGTAACGCTAATGGTGTGGGCAAATCGCCACCTGCATCTTATAGCACAGAAGCTATACCTCAGTAATGAAGAAGATGTGCATCAAATGCATAGCCTTTTGGCTGAGTACTTCCTGGGGGCATGGGCAGGTGGTAGAAAGAAGATATTCCACTGCGACAATAATCACTTTGCCTCACTGAATATCTCACACCAACGAAACCCTCATCAACAGCAGAGCCTTCATGGCCATGACAAAGCTTCTGCTGACAAGCACTCTTATGACAGACAGACACCCGAGCAACCCTGGGTGTTCCAGTGTAACTTGCTAGAGCCAGACATCTTCTTTGTCAACCACCGAAAGATGACGGAGCTCACATACCACCTGACAAGGAGCGGCCGGACAGATGATCTCATGTATGGTGTCATAATGAACTTCAGCTGGCTCTACACTATGATAAAGATAGGGCAGTTTGACAAGGCCCTGACAGACATTGACTTAGCTTACAGTTACACCCAAGAAAAGGAGCTAAAGTTTCTCGCAACTACACTCCGCAGTATAAAGCTTAAAGTGACAAAAAATCCTGCATCACTGTCTGCTGAACTTCAGCAAAGGCTCCTTCCAGTTGTCACATCTCTTCCCAAGCTCAGACACCTCCTTCTTGAATGTGACAAGGATGGTCCTAAATACTGCTCCATTGTGCCACTGCACTCTTCCATGGATGTCACCTACAGTCCCGAGAGATTACCGCTATGTTCTAGCTACATGCAAATAGTGGAGATTCTACCTACATTAGCTCCAAACATAGTCATTGTGGCCATCGAAGATGGATCAGTCAGCACGTGGGATGTTGAGAGCAGACAGCTGATAAGACAGATAGACACAGCGAGGTCGGTTGTTCTTGGCATCAGGCTAACCACAGATGAGAAGTATCTGGTAGTGGCCACCACAAAAAATACCTTGCTCATTTACGACAACCACAAGTCATGCTTGTTGTCAGAGGTGGAGGTAAAAGGGTCCAAGCACTGTGGCATCACTGGCGGAGTAGCGTTCATCAATGGATTCACCTTGTCCAGCCACCATGCCTTAGCTTGGCTGGAGGCAAGCAAAGACGTCAATGTGATTGATTTGCTCTATGGATGGCCATTGTATCAGTTTCATTGCTGGTATGAGGTAACGTGTGTCCAATGTTCCCCAGATGGAATGTATGCTTTCTGTGGACAGTATCTCAACACAACCACCATATTCCACCTCGGTAGTGGGGACAAGCTTGCTACAATGACTTCTGAATTCTCTGGTGGTTTTGTTAAGTCCATCCTGATTCTAGACACAATCCATCAAATGGTGATGATAGACAATGAGGGCAGCCTCTCTGTGTGGAACACCAAAGATATCACAAATCCCAAGCTGATGGAAGATTATGACTGCAGAGGAGATGATAGTGAAGTGGTGGGCATAGAGCTTTCTGAGGATCAGAGATCCATCCTCATCTGCAAAGCGAGAAGCATTGAGGTGCTGGACACCAAGATTTGGAAGATGGCAGAGAAGTTTAAGGCCAAACGTAGCGAGAAGTTCGTGGCAGCCGTTCTCTCCAAGAATAGCCAGAGTATAATAGCTTCCATGGAGAACACATCATCCATATTTGTGTGGAGGAGAGACAGTGGACAGTGCATGGCCAGCTTGATAGAGATATCTGGAGCCATTGTAAAACTGATCAAATCAACACACCATAACTTGTTGCTGTCTGTGGCCAGCAGTGGCGTACTTTCTGTGTGGGATATTGACATTATAACAGCCATGTCAAATATTGATAAAACTGGGAAACCTATCCAAAGCCTTCAGCTCTCTGGCCGAGAGGATTTTGTGTACACCATGGATGGGTCCGAGGTCATCCACAAGTGGAACTACAGCACAGGTTTCATTGAAATGGTGTACAAGCATGAAGGCCTTGTCGAAAACTGTGTCTTGACAACATCGGGTGACCTAATGGTGACATCTGATGATAAAAGTAGTCAGTACATCTGGCATACAACCACAGGTGAGAATATATTCCGTATCAATGGTCAGAGGATCTCACAGCTTCTCATCACACACAATGACCAGTTTGTAGTGTCCCTTTGCGAGCAGAATGCCTCCCGCGTTTGGAGGCTTGCGACTGGTCACAAGGTGTGCAACATTTTGGTAACACTCCAGCATGCGCTCATTACCACAGCAAACACATTCCTTGTGGGAACCAACAAGAATAAGCTGTTGGCTGTTAGCTTGTGGTCAGGCAGCGTCTCCAAAAAGTTCATCTGTGACGATGGGATCACAATTGTTAACTTCAAGTTAATTCCTGACAGTCCAGATTATGTCGTCTTCATCACCTCCACAGAAACAGTTTTCCTCTGGAGTGTTGCAGATGAGTCTGTGTGCAGGCGGGTGCAGCTGCCAAGCAACTTTTTGAAGAACCTGGAGGATTTCCAAATATCACCAAATGGGAAATTGGGCATTGTGTCGAAAGGTGATGAGAACATTAATGTCCTAGACCTGCACAGTGGTAAACTGCGTCTGGTCCATGCTGCTGGCATAATATGGCGGCAAAAGCTCTCACGAGATGGACGCTACTTAGTGTACATCTGCTTCCGCAATTgcgatgaagatgatgatgcaGGTGTGGTTTCAAGTCTGATTGTCATGAGATTGGCAGATGGCAAGAGCATCGGGACCTGCTCCCTCTACAAAACGCCAACCTATCTGTGCCTATCACAGCGAGCACTTAACATCATAGTGGGATTTGAGGATGGCAGCATTGGCACCTACACAGTCGTAGACCGTGTGGATGCCGCTCTTAAAATCAAGATTGCCACCTCAAATAGTCGCCAAATAGTTAACAATGCCTCACAGAAGGTACGACCCAAGTGTAGCACCAATGCCTTCAAGACCATTGCTGACTGTGTGTGGAGAGAATCCACAGAGGTCTTCTCACGAGACAGTCCTATCAATGTGTCTGACAGTGGAGAACCAGAGACAACAACACCCACAAAGAAAACTGAATTGCTGCAGTGA